One region of Juglans regia cultivar Chandler chromosome 4, Walnut 2.0, whole genome shotgun sequence genomic DNA includes:
- the LOC108995150 gene encoding serine/threonine-protein kinase STY13-like: MEDRSKIFVRAGMVDIKRLDRQLEEHLNRVWALQNPDNKEKNVRPATAKEPWEIDSDKLIVKEVIGRGTFSAVHRGVYGGQDVAVKVLEWRSAQAGTDQAEITLLRNAAFKQEVSVWHKLEHPNVVKFIGATRGTDFKNQAERNGMPSSTAACIIIEYLPWGTLKSYLIKNRKRKLAFTKVIRLALDLARGLKYLHSRKIVHRDVKTENVLLDKNHSLKLTDFGTACIQDSIPDEIGRTGTPGYMAPEVFENKPYSRKCDVYSFGICLWEMFCCDMPFPNVRFSELTSPAVYKTLKPEIPSFCPSSFAKIITQCWDADPKKRPEMEEVVTMLEAIQTSEEGRRLQSCFFFCHK; the protein is encoded by the exons ATGGAAGATCGAAGCAAGATATTTGTGAGGGCAGGCATGGTAGACATTAAGAGGCTGGACAGGCAACTAGAGGAGCATCTAAACCGAGTTTGGGCGTTGCAGAACCCGGACAATAAGGAAAAGAACGTGAGACCAGCCACCGCCAAAGAACCCTGGGAAATCGATTCCGATAAACTTATCGTAAAAGAAGTGATTGGTCGAGGTACCTTCAGCGCCGTCCATAGAGGGGTCTACGGCGGCCAAGACGTTGCCG TTAAAGTGCTGGAGTGGAGATCAGCACAGGCCGGAACAGATCAGGCTGAAATAACTTTACTCAGAAATGCTGCTTTTAAACAAGAGGTTTCTGTTTGGCATAAGCTTGAACATCCTAATGTTGTCAAG TTCATAGGAGCTACAAGGGGCACCGACTTCAAAAACCAAGCTGAGCGAAATGGCATGCCAAGTAGTACTGCTGCTTGTATTATTATCGAGTATCTTCCTTGGGGAACTCTAAAATCTTACCTGATAAAGAACCGAAAAAGGAAGCTGGCTTTCACAAAGGTCATACGACTCGCTCTAGATCTTGCAAGAGG TTTGAAGTACCTTCACTCCAGGAAGATTGTCCACAGAGATGTAAAGACAGAAAACGTGCTTCTTGACAAGAATCATTCTCTAAAGTTAACAGACTTTGGAACTGCTTGTATTCAGGATTCAATTCCTGATGAGATAGGTCGTACAGGGACCCCTGGTTACATGGCTCCTGAG GTGTTTGAAAATAAACCATATAGCAGGAAATGTGACGTGTACAGTTTCGGAATTTGCTTGTGGGAGATGTTTTGCTGTGACATGCCATTCCCTAACGTCAGATTCTCAGAATTGACTTCGCCTGCTGTTTACAAg ACTTTGAAGCCCGAGATACCCAGCTTCTGCCCAAGCTCTTTTGCAAAAATTATAACGCAATGCTGGGATGCAGATCCCAAAAAAAGACCAGAGATGGAAGAGGTAGTAACAATGTTGGAAGCCATCCAAACTTCAGAGGAGGGCAGAAGGCTACAAAGTTGTTTTTTCTTCTGCCACAAATGA